From Phenylobacterium immobile (ATCC 35973), a single genomic window includes:
- a CDS encoding recombinase family protein, which translates to MSPRLRCAIYTRKSSEEGLEQNFNSLHAQREACEAYVLSQTGEGWTAIKTAYDDGGYSGGSMERPGLKQLMTDIAKGLVDIVVVYKVDRLTRSLADFAKIVELFDAKGVSFVSVTQAFNTTSSMGRLTLNVLLSFAQFEREVTGERIRDKVAASKAKGLRMGGRPPLGYDIVEGRLALNADEAPGARRIFERYLALGSLHALEREGVQGKRWINKAGDMVGGGTMTRGAIYYLLTNPAYRGITRHKDKRYDDTHPAIVDQELWDAVQAKLAEGNASQPKTEMRGEGARLEGLVFDDRNNPMVAVHTKRGMTRYRYYLSRAKLTGKGEAGSLHRISAGTLERFLGERLVPMFSPAWRPGPEDVERVTSALRRVTLSQDQIVVHVAEAAISPELLDAADVTRLEDGVCSIRLAFHMRRRQGALILEAADSAAAPAAQVDRALVRAMALARVWAAQLESGEVGSVKELARQNGLCHNYTARLLPLAYLAPDLTEAVLLGAQPRSVSLAALTAQPLPLDWSEQRRRFAAIG; encoded by the coding sequence ATGAGCCCGCGTCTGCGCTGCGCGATCTACACCCGAAAGTCCTCCGAGGAGGGGCTGGAGCAGAATTTCAACAGCCTGCACGCGCAGCGGGAGGCCTGCGAGGCCTATGTGCTCTCCCAGACCGGGGAGGGCTGGACGGCGATCAAGACAGCCTACGACGACGGCGGCTACTCGGGCGGCTCCATGGAGCGGCCAGGGTTGAAACAGCTGATGACCGACATCGCTAAAGGCCTGGTGGACATCGTCGTGGTCTACAAGGTCGACCGGCTGACCCGGTCGCTTGCCGATTTCGCGAAGATCGTCGAGCTGTTCGACGCTAAGGGCGTGTCGTTCGTGTCCGTCACCCAGGCCTTCAACACGACCTCCAGCATGGGCCGGCTGACGCTGAACGTGCTGCTCTCATTCGCCCAGTTCGAGCGCGAGGTGACCGGCGAGCGCATCCGCGACAAGGTTGCCGCCTCCAAGGCCAAGGGCTTGCGGATGGGCGGACGACCGCCGCTCGGCTACGATATTGTCGAAGGGCGGTTGGCGCTCAACGCGGATGAAGCGCCTGGCGCTCGACGTATCTTCGAGCGCTACCTCGCGCTTGGCTCGCTGCACGCCTTGGAGCGTGAGGGTGTGCAGGGGAAGCGTTGGATCAACAAAGCAGGGGACATGGTCGGCGGCGGCACCATGACTCGTGGGGCGATCTACTACCTTCTTACCAATCCGGCCTACCGCGGCATCACCCGCCACAAGGACAAGCGCTACGACGACACCCACCCGGCGATTGTCGATCAGGAACTCTGGGACGCGGTGCAGGCCAAGCTCGCAGAAGGCAACGCCAGTCAGCCCAAGACGGAGATGCGCGGGGAGGGGGCAAGGCTTGAGGGCCTGGTCTTCGACGATCGCAACAATCCCATGGTCGCGGTCCACACCAAGCGCGGGATGACCCGCTACCGCTACTATCTCTCCCGGGCCAAGCTAACCGGCAAGGGCGAGGCCGGCAGCCTGCATCGGATCTCGGCTGGCACGCTGGAACGGTTCCTCGGCGAGCGCCTTGTCCCGATGTTCTCCCCGGCGTGGCGCCCTGGTCCCGAGGATGTCGAGCGGGTGACGTCTGCGCTTCGACGGGTCACGCTGAGCCAGGACCAGATCGTCGTGCATGTCGCCGAGGCGGCGATCTCGCCGGAGCTGCTCGATGCGGCTGACGTTACGCGCCTGGAGGATGGCGTTTGCAGCATCCGATTGGCCTTCCACATGCGTCGGCGCCAGGGCGCGTTGATCCTGGAGGCCGCCGACAGCGCAGCCGCTCCTGCGGCCCAGGTAGATCGCGCGCTCGTCCGGGCGATGGCGCTCGCCCGGGTCTGGGCGGCTCAGCTGGAGAGCGGTGAGGTGGGTTCGGTGAAAGAACTCGCCCGCCAAAATGGCCTTTGTCACAATTATACAGCTCGGCTGCTGCCCCTGGCTTATCTCGCGCCTGATCTCACCGAAGCGGTCTTGCTGGGCGCCCAACCTCGATCCGTCTCCCTGGCCGCTCTGACCGCGCAGCCTCTACCGCTGGACTGGTCCGAGCAGCGTCGGCGCTTCGCCGCGATCGGCTGA
- a CDS encoding DUF2924 domain-containing protein, translating into MSAGDFLAGLESMSLAELRATWTERLGVEPPKLRTRDLLALALAHRLQVRAHGDLPGPAKRKMAELARRFTEDRSYTPTPGPALKSGSSLIKEWRGVRHEVRVLEDGFSYQGERLGSLSEAAQRITGTKWNGHVFFGLKARRR; encoded by the coding sequence GTGAGCGCCGGCGACTTCCTCGCTGGGCTGGAGTCCATGTCGCTCGCCGAACTGCGCGCGACATGGACGGAGCGCCTCGGTGTCGAGCCGCCGAAGCTGCGCACCCGTGATCTTCTGGCGCTGGCCCTGGCTCATCGACTGCAGGTCAGGGCGCATGGCGATCTGCCGGGACCGGCCAAGCGGAAGATGGCCGAACTGGCGCGGCGGTTCACCGAGGACCGGAGCTACACGCCGACGCCTGGGCCAGCGCTGAAGTCGGGCTCTTCCCTGATCAAGGAATGGCGCGGCGTGCGCCACGAGGTTCGGGTGCTGGAGGATGGCTTCAGCTACCAGGGCGAGCGGCTGGGCTCCTTGTCGGAGGCCGCTCAGCGGATCACAGGGACCAAGTGGAACGGCCATGTCTTCTTCGGCCTGAAGGCGCGTCGCCGATGA
- a CDS encoding DUF3489 domain-containing protein yields the protein MTKSKMNTQREEVGPAAPEAVTPRGKLGALVALLLRPEGASLDVMQAATGWQAHSVRGAIAGSIKKKLGFAVTSEKSEAGRVYRIVKGAGA from the coding sequence ATGACCAAGTCCAAGATGAACACTCAGCGTGAAGAGGTTGGGCCCGCGGCGCCCGAGGCCGTGACGCCGAGGGGCAAGCTCGGTGCGCTGGTGGCGCTGTTACTGCGGCCGGAGGGGGCCAGCTTGGATGTGATGCAGGCGGCCACCGGCTGGCAGGCTCACTCAGTGCGCGGCGCCATCGCCGGCTCCATCAAGAAGAAGCTGGGCTTCGCGGTGACCTCCGAGAAATCCGAAGCGGGCCGCGTTTACCGCATCGTGAAGGGAGCCGGCGCGTGA
- a CDS encoding DNA modification methylase yields the protein MLQSTPPRTRERSRPLTSPSCEIVLTPLAALAMPARKLRRRKSDRIRSHADRIEEHRFDPPLLALRSGEIIFGEDTAEAYRLLERSEVPVIYVDDRPPEQIAALRLWLERHHAEGDWDMDAVKAEFELICEIDPQWLDATHWDMADIDLALQLGATAIEDHGDGEAPAKPEHPIVTRDGDIWVWAAGHRLICGNSRDAATIARLMDGATAHLLAADPPFGTKVAAISRSHQEWKEGSGMSEAQSITFFTEFLQAGLTATRDGALVYLFIDWKGLFPLLTVIRSVGLEQKTLCTWDKQSAGMGGLYRNQAEHIVVAKHGKARSIDNVRLGAKRKGRSTIWSVPGYAGFRPDRAQALQDHACTKPQALLMDILLDASNPGHICLDPFVGSGSMILAAQRTKRICYGCEIEERFCDIAVRRMFELTGLFPVHAELGVPFDQVAAQRGVTLASSTGAAADDQP from the coding sequence ATGCTTCAATCCACCCCGCCTCGCACCCGCGAACGCAGCCGCCCCCTGACCTCACCCTCGTGTGAAATCGTCCTGACGCCGCTCGCCGCGCTCGCCATGCCAGCGCGCAAACTCCGGCGTCGCAAGTCCGACCGCATCCGCAGCCACGCTGACCGCATCGAGGAACACCGCTTCGATCCACCGCTCCTGGCGCTGAGAAGCGGTGAGATCATCTTCGGCGAGGACACCGCCGAAGCCTACCGGCTCCTAGAACGGTCGGAGGTTCCGGTCATCTACGTGGACGACAGGCCGCCGGAGCAGATCGCCGCCCTGCGTCTATGGCTGGAACGCCATCATGCCGAGGGCGATTGGGACATGGACGCGGTGAAAGCCGAGTTCGAGCTGATCTGCGAGATCGATCCGCAGTGGCTCGACGCCACCCACTGGGACATGGCCGATATCGACTTGGCCCTGCAACTCGGCGCCACGGCCATTGAAGACCACGGTGATGGCGAAGCCCCCGCTAAGCCCGAGCACCCCATCGTCACCCGCGACGGTGACATCTGGGTCTGGGCGGCGGGGCACCGGCTGATCTGCGGCAATTCCCGCGACGCTGCGACCATCGCCCGGCTGATGGATGGCGCCACGGCTCATCTCCTGGCCGCCGACCCGCCGTTCGGGACCAAGGTGGCGGCCATCAGCCGCTCGCACCAGGAGTGGAAGGAAGGCTCGGGCATGAGCGAGGCCCAGTCGATCACCTTCTTCACGGAGTTCCTGCAGGCCGGCCTGACCGCAACACGCGATGGCGCGCTGGTCTATCTCTTCATCGACTGGAAGGGGCTCTTCCCACTGCTGACGGTCATCCGATCGGTCGGTCTGGAACAGAAGACGCTGTGCACCTGGGACAAGCAGTCCGCGGGCATGGGCGGTCTCTACCGGAACCAGGCCGAGCACATCGTTGTCGCCAAGCACGGCAAGGCCAGGTCGATCGACAACGTCCGGCTGGGCGCCAAACGCAAGGGGCGCAGCACCATCTGGTCGGTTCCTGGATATGCCGGGTTCCGGCCGGACCGGGCACAGGCGCTGCAGGACCATGCCTGCACCAAGCCTCAGGCCCTGCTGATGGACATTCTGCTCGACGCCTCCAATCCAGGCCACATCTGCCTCGATCCGTTCGTCGGCTCCGGGTCCATGATCCTGGCGGCACAGCGGACAAAGCGGATCTGCTACGGCTGCGAGATCGAGGAGCGCTTCTGTGACATCGCCGTGCGGCGGATGTTCGAATTGACCGGCCTCTTCCCTGTCCATGCAGAGCTGGGTGTTCCCTTCGACCAAGTTGCGGCCCAGCGTGGCGTGACGCTCGCCTCGTCCACCGGCGCCGCCGCCGACGATCAGCCGTGA
- a CDS encoding DUF5681 domain-containing protein yields the protein MAKNSKRPGGSPPKTHQFKPGQSGNPGGRPKKKKTMRDAIDVALERMVEATLDGQRQSMPLKDALANTFLAKIGSDPELFIRAMRWLEGENPPAQLVEADPSILADFEADEDAAIYDATIARELRRRGDRETEDDSDV from the coding sequence ATGGCGAAGAACTCCAAACGTCCCGGCGGAAGCCCGCCTAAGACGCATCAGTTCAAGCCCGGCCAAAGCGGCAATCCGGGCGGACGGCCGAAGAAAAAGAAGACCATGCGCGACGCCATCGACGTGGCGTTGGAGCGCATGGTCGAGGCCACGCTCGATGGGCAGCGGCAGTCGATGCCGCTCAAGGATGCCTTGGCCAACACGTTCCTGGCCAAGATCGGGAGTGATCCGGAGCTATTCATCAGGGCCATGCGCTGGCTGGAGGGCGAAAACCCTCCAGCCCAGCTTGTCGAAGCAGACCCGAGCATCCTCGCCGACTTCGAGGCCGACGAAGACGCCGCCATCTACGACGCCACGATCGCCCGTGAGCTTCGCCGGCGTGGTGATCGCGAGACGGAGGATGACAGCGATGTCTGA
- the terL gene encoding phage terminase large subunit, with the protein MSDRRRELEAMLRQDFMAFFMKVFATLEPGIGFAPNWHYEHLAWQLERVRLGEVRRLIINVPPRSGKSILASVAWPMFVMGQDPTRRLICVSHTEELARKFNVDRRTIAQQPWYQSLFRGFDLQSSRDLEFITTRHGVCFSSGVGGAVLGKGADIIIIDDPIKALAALSKAERRRVAEFYDNTLVTRLNDKQAGAIVLIMQRLHEDDLVGHVLEKDDWEVVTLPAIATEGGAFRLSDACGDYYRRAVGEVLHAEREPLWVLEQMRRVQGGMLFQAQYQQQPVPADGVVIKREWLRFYEQQPSVFERIVVSWDTASTLQETSDYSVGTVWGSVGMDFYLLDVVRGRFETPDLRRRIMELSSHWRADVTIVENTELGRALVQDIRVAGELRPILQTPTFDKEARLLAQAARFETGQVHLPAEAPWLAEYVGELTAFPNGRHDDQVDATSQALRYLTRDAHIRKPPQRRWVGERRRVRERG; encoded by the coding sequence ATGTCTGACCGCCGCCGCGAACTGGAGGCCATGCTCCGCCAGGACTTCATGGCCTTCTTCATGAAGGTGTTCGCCACCCTGGAGCCCGGCATCGGCTTCGCGCCGAACTGGCACTACGAGCACCTCGCCTGGCAGCTGGAGCGTGTGCGGCTGGGCGAGGTCCGGCGGCTGATCATCAACGTGCCGCCGAGGTCCGGGAAATCCATCCTGGCCTCGGTCGCTTGGCCCATGTTCGTCATGGGTCAGGATCCGACCCGGCGGCTCATCTGCGTCAGCCACACAGAGGAACTGGCCCGCAAGTTCAACGTCGATCGGCGCACCATCGCCCAGCAGCCCTGGTACCAGTCGTTGTTTCGAGGCTTCGACCTGCAAAGCTCACGGGACCTGGAGTTCATCACCACCCGCCACGGCGTCTGCTTCTCCTCCGGCGTCGGCGGCGCGGTGCTCGGCAAGGGCGCCGACATCATCATCATCGACGATCCGATCAAGGCGCTCGCCGCCCTTTCCAAGGCCGAGCGCCGCCGGGTGGCGGAGTTCTATGACAACACCCTGGTCACCCGACTGAACGACAAGCAGGCGGGCGCCATCGTGCTGATCATGCAGCGGCTGCACGAGGACGATCTCGTCGGCCATGTGCTGGAGAAGGACGATTGGGAAGTCGTCACCCTGCCGGCTATCGCGACCGAAGGCGGCGCCTTCCGGCTGAGCGATGCATGCGGCGATTACTATCGCCGGGCCGTGGGCGAGGTGCTGCATGCCGAACGTGAGCCGCTGTGGGTTCTGGAGCAGATGCGCAGGGTCCAGGGCGGGATGCTGTTCCAGGCCCAGTACCAGCAGCAGCCGGTTCCCGCGGACGGCGTGGTCATCAAGCGCGAGTGGCTGCGGTTCTATGAGCAGCAGCCGTCCGTCTTCGAGCGGATCGTCGTCTCCTGGGACACCGCCTCCACCCTGCAGGAGACCAGCGACTATTCCGTTGGCACGGTCTGGGGATCCGTTGGCATGGACTTCTATCTCTTGGATGTGGTGCGCGGGCGGTTCGAAACCCCGGACCTGCGCCGCAGGATCATGGAACTCTCCAGCCACTGGAGGGCGGACGTCACTATCGTCGAGAACACCGAGCTCGGCCGAGCGCTGGTCCAGGACATTCGGGTGGCCGGGGAACTCCGCCCGATCCTGCAGACACCCACCTTCGACAAGGAGGCCCGATTGCTCGCCCAAGCCGCCCGCTTCGAAACTGGCCAGGTGCATCTGCCGGCGGAGGCGCCATGGCTCGCCGAATACGTCGGCGAACTCACCGCCTTCCCCAACGGCCGGCATGACGACCAGGTCGACGCCACCAGCCAGGCGCTGCGCTACCTCACGCGCGACGCCCACATCCGCAAGCCGCCCCAGCGGCGCTGGGTGGGCGAGCGGCGGCGTGTGCGGGAGCGCGGCTAA
- a CDS encoding DUF2779 domain-containing protein, with product MIRRSSCGMPYHDRAAFAAAVGAWSFPRHYLDFETIAHVVPSWAGTRPYQAVPFQFSCQVEKADGALTHTGFLDLSGDDPSRACAEALIACIGDEGGRPVERTSALKATPVHASGAASTLAPKDAAAARMRS from the coding sequence ATGATCCGCCGCAGCTCCTGCGGGATGCCCTACCACGACCGCGCCGCGTTCGCCGCTGCCGTCGGCGCATGGTCATTCCCGCGCCACTACCTCGATTTCGAGACGATCGCCCATGTGGTTCCTTCCTGGGCAGGCACCCGGCCGTACCAAGCCGTCCCGTTCCAATTCTCGTGTCAGGTTGAAAAGGCGGACGGCGCGCTCACGCATACCGGCTTCCTCGACCTGTCGGGCGATGATCCGAGCCGCGCCTGCGCCGAGGCGCTGATCGCCTGCATCGGCGATGAGGGAGGCCGCCCTGTGGAGAGGACTTCGGCGTTGAAAGCGACGCCCGTCCACGCCTCCGGCGCGGCCTCTACCTTGGCACCCAAGGACGCCGCCGCCGCCAGGATGAGGTCATGA
- a CDS encoding ABC-three component system protein, with the protein MDHLGRIGELKANLDVVMTPLQIIEHMRVPNTRSVFFLGCFEKRVTVFSQQIRALNLVAAILDQNLVRANGRVAIIGAGAAGLTAAIALAKAASGLRAIHVYEMRSEVLELQEASNRYLHPHNYDWPAGPATEVSAGLPILNWSAGPARDVQKHLRKQFDDESRGTQIQLRTDTTVTGVRPFNMEGVRVVLRDSAYRSDVYDAVILSVGFGTERFIDGDTPSYWTLSQLEGPVLPAGTMDIFVSGNGDGGLVDFMGAAFRPMPHQEICNLITGLNLGPARDELNLIEEEAWLPGAAVDIYEAYRTRVIPLLPNGVLTEIGDHLRANVRVRLHTRDPQLFKRNTAILNRLGCTLALVADENRGNNALSTTVGLEFDGPVPAIGDIKLMGEDAFHPWRRFLRLGPDGHANLGHFQECVDAMPAAATNPLEGFRPQTPALTPEAAARFAAFHSPDMQPLGPPEPAPAADTSVRLRIDRAADGDLVVTGNLEPAALAEAWRDERAVVVDCSLAARDAPTLVGLLARLCGHALSSAFFVHDRRRWAEALGYAVRGRALPGNLEIRFQVEGPREQAAAANPQLIPLPDFVATVHRALDVEVLRTLHEQIYDVVGRPDPIECGWAIEAGLRTALWALWEDWRPALQGDANALRRFLVLLADDRDYEDGGETTLVRVGTKTIRSHLLKAALFALAFVVGSERPMSPATAHPGNLRGAAGAGHACGVTWIEGRDIGARVAERPWSTQIVLLAELKAAFEFLRGEPRMDELIDDRPRVGEIAATERPLVLGADDQFLDALEQGLPALNIFLTGVLAWRADSARDLIEGEA; encoded by the coding sequence GTGGACCACCTCGGACGCATTGGCGAGCTGAAGGCCAATCTAGACGTGGTTATGACACCGCTTCAGATCATCGAACACATGCGCGTTCCGAACACACGGAGCGTGTTCTTCCTCGGCTGTTTCGAAAAGCGGGTCACGGTCTTCTCGCAGCAAATTAGGGCGCTCAACCTAGTCGCAGCGATCCTCGATCAGAACCTGGTGCGCGCCAACGGCCGCGTCGCGATCATCGGCGCCGGAGCCGCTGGCTTGACGGCCGCCATCGCCTTGGCCAAAGCGGCGTCCGGTTTGCGGGCCATTCACGTCTACGAAATGCGATCCGAGGTCCTGGAACTCCAGGAAGCCAGCAACAGATACTTGCACCCCCACAACTACGACTGGCCGGCCGGACCCGCGACCGAGGTTTCGGCTGGACTGCCCATCCTGAACTGGAGCGCCGGCCCAGCGCGCGACGTCCAGAAGCACCTGCGCAAACAGTTCGACGACGAGTCTCGCGGCACGCAGATCCAGCTGCGCACCGACACCACGGTCACGGGCGTGCGCCCCTTCAACATGGAGGGCGTTCGCGTTGTGCTCAGGGACAGCGCCTATCGCAGCGATGTCTATGATGCCGTCATCCTCAGCGTTGGCTTCGGTACCGAACGCTTCATCGACGGCGACACCCCATCCTACTGGACCCTTTCGCAGCTCGAGGGGCCAGTCCTGCCAGCGGGCACCATGGACATTTTCGTGTCCGGCAACGGGGACGGCGGCTTGGTGGATTTCATGGGGGCCGCGTTTCGGCCCATGCCCCATCAGGAGATCTGCAACCTCATCACCGGCCTCAACCTTGGCCCCGCGCGGGACGAACTGAACCTGATCGAAGAGGAGGCCTGGTTGCCGGGCGCGGCCGTGGACATCTACGAGGCCTATCGGACGCGCGTGATCCCGCTCCTTCCGAACGGCGTGCTGACGGAGATCGGCGATCATCTTCGCGCCAATGTGCGCGTACGCCTTCACACGCGTGACCCGCAGCTGTTCAAGCGCAATACGGCGATCCTGAACCGCCTCGGATGCACCCTCGCGCTTGTCGCCGACGAAAACCGCGGAAACAACGCCCTCAGCACCACGGTGGGGCTCGAATTCGACGGGCCGGTGCCGGCGATCGGCGACATCAAGCTGATGGGCGAGGATGCGTTCCATCCCTGGCGTCGCTTTCTGCGCCTTGGCCCCGACGGTCACGCGAACCTCGGCCACTTCCAGGAGTGTGTCGATGCGATGCCGGCCGCCGCGACGAATCCGCTTGAGGGGTTCAGGCCGCAGACGCCGGCCCTGACACCCGAGGCGGCGGCGAGGTTCGCAGCCTTCCACTCGCCGGACATGCAGCCCCTGGGTCCACCCGAACCTGCCCCGGCCGCCGACACGTCGGTGCGCTTGCGGATCGACCGTGCCGCGGACGGCGACCTGGTCGTCACCGGCAATCTGGAGCCAGCGGCGTTGGCGGAGGCCTGGCGCGACGAGCGCGCGGTCGTCGTCGACTGCAGCCTCGCTGCGCGCGATGCGCCCACATTGGTCGGGCTGTTGGCGCGGCTGTGCGGTCACGCCCTGAGCTCCGCCTTCTTTGTCCACGATCGCCGCCGGTGGGCGGAAGCTCTGGGCTACGCGGTGCGGGGGCGGGCCTTGCCAGGCAACCTCGAGATCCGCTTCCAGGTCGAGGGACCTCGGGAACAGGCGGCGGCCGCCAATCCGCAATTGATTCCGCTTCCCGACTTCGTGGCAACGGTTCACCGCGCGCTTGATGTGGAGGTCCTGCGGACGCTTCACGAACAAATCTATGACGTGGTTGGACGACCGGATCCGATTGAGTGCGGTTGGGCGATCGAAGCCGGGCTCCGCACCGCGCTTTGGGCTCTCTGGGAAGACTGGCGGCCAGCGCTTCAAGGCGACGCCAACGCCTTACGGCGGTTCCTCGTCCTGCTCGCCGACGATCGGGACTACGAGGACGGCGGGGAGACCACATTGGTGCGCGTCGGAACCAAGACGATCCGAAGCCACCTGCTCAAAGCGGCCTTGTTCGCGCTCGCCTTCGTTGTGGGGAGTGAGCGCCCCATGTCGCCTGCGACTGCCCATCCGGGAAACCTGCGCGGCGCTGCCGGCGCCGGCCACGCGTGCGGCGTGACTTGGATCGAGGGCCGCGACATCGGGGCCCGCGTGGCGGAGCGCCCCTGGTCGACCCAGATCGTATTGCTCGCGGAGTTGAAGGCCGCCTTTGAGTTCCTGCGCGGAGAACCCCGGATGGACGAGCTTATCGATGACCGGCCACGCGTGGGTGAAATCGCCGCCACAGAACGACCCTTGGTCCTGGGGGCAGATGATCAGTTCCTCGACGCGCTCGAACAGGGCCTGCCGGCGCTGAACATTTTTCTCACTGGCGTACTTGCGTGGCGCGCGGACTCGGCCCGTGACCTCATCGAGGGAGAGGCCTGA